Genomic window (Pseudomonas sp. L5B5):
CCCGCTCCAGTGCTCTAGCTGCCCGCCGCCTCGGCGCAGGCCCGGGTCAAGGCCTGCCAGGTGACCTCGTCGGCCGGTATCAGGTGCTCGATGCGCAGCGAGGCAACGGTGATGTCCTGGGGCATGCCGAAGGTGGTGAAGGTGGAGAGAAAACGCAGTTCGCCCGCCGGGCCGTGCACCCGGGTCAACAACAGCGGCGTGGACAGCTCGGCCGGCTCCGTCGCCTGGGGCACCGGCAAGCGCGCCAGCAGCGCCGCCAACCCGGGAACCTGGCCGGCTTCCCGGGCTGCCCGTTGCCAGGCCACCTGGCGCATCTGTTCGGCATTGATCAGGCAGTCGCCAAAACCACCAGGCGCCAACAACGTCTCCAGCAGGTTGAAGCCCTCGCCCAGCGCCTGCCCAGGCAGGCCCAGCAACTGGAACAGGGCCTGGGTGCCGCGATTGGCCGCCAGCACCTGCCAGGTGCTGTCGATGACGATGGCCGGGGCCGGGTTGTTGGCCTCGAGCAGATGCAGCAACGCCGTGCGCACCGGGGCCAGCCCCGGGTCGCTCAAGGGCAGCGCGGCATAACGCGGTGCATAGCCAGCGGCGAGAAACACTCGGTTGCGCACCTCGAGGGGTGTTTCCAGGGTGTCCAGCAAGCGCTGCAACAAGGTGGGGCTGGGCTGGGCCCGACCAGTCTCGACACAACTGAGGTGCCGTTGCGACATGCCCGCCTGCAAGGCCAGGTCCAACTGGCTCAGGCGGGCCTGCCGGCGCAGCTGGCGCAACTGGCCGCCCACCGACAGGCAATCGGTACCGGGGTGATCAAGGTTACTGGTCATGGACGGTCTTGCAGAAGATCAGCTCAGGGTCCTGCTCGTCGAGGTTCTCGATCACCCCGCTGGGCTGGAAACCCGCCTTGGCGATCAAGGCCCGGGAAGCCTGGTTCGACTGGTTGGTGGAAATGAACAGCCGCGGTGTACGACACGCCTGTTGCGCCGCCGCCAACAGCCGCAGCGCGACGCCCTGGCGTTGCTGCCAGGGCGCCACGACCACCAGCGAAACGAAACCGTGCTCGAAGAAGTCATGGCTGAGCAGCAGGTAGCCGACGATCTGCCCGGCCGCGACTTCGACGAAGCCCTGGCCACGTCCGACAGCTTCGTCGACCGCCTGGCCTCGCGCCGGATGGCTGCGGGCATAGGTATCGCATTCGAGCATGGCCGGCACATCCGCAGGCACTGCCTGGCGGATAAGCGGGCTGGCCCCAGGCGGCGAGTCCTGATCGTTGCGGTTCGTCATCGTTCGGTCCTTGAGAGAGGTGCACATCGGTGCAGCACAGCGGATCTGCCTGTCGCTGTCTATGACCTGGGGGGTCATTGAGTGGCACGGCGCTCGCCACTTAGCCTGTTCGCCTTGCGTTGTTCAAGGAGTATTGCCGTGAGAAACACATTTTGGCTGCTGTGCATCGCCCTGTTCGCCGGCCATGAACTGGACGCCGTGGCCCAGGCCGAATGGCGCCTGCTGTACGGATTGCGCGACCTCGAGCCGGCCCAGGCCCGGACGCTGTTCATTGCCCTGCATGTGCCCCTGTGCATGGCCCTGATGCTGCTGGCCGGACATCCCCGGCCCCGGGTCCGGCGCGCCAGCCGGCGCTGGCTGGCCGGATTCGCCCTGGTCCACGCCGGGCTGCATTACCGCCTGCAGGAACACCCGCTGTACCTGTTCGATTCGCTGCTGTCCCAGGGCCTGATCTACGGCTGCGCCGGCGCCGGCCTGGGGTACCTGCTGCTGGACCTGGGCACCGTGCCTGACCGAACCCCGAGCTTCCCCCATCCATGACCGAGGACAACCCATGCCCCGCCCCTACCCTGCGCTCCTGGCCTTGCTGGCTTTCGGCGGCTACACCCTGTTCACCCTGCTGCAGGCCGAGCAGTCGTTGCTGCAGTTCGGCCTGCAATTGCTGTCGCGCCCGGACACCGCACAAGTGGTGATCGACCTGTACCTGATGGCACTCCTGGCCGGCTTGTGGATGCTGGCCGACGCCCGCGCCCGGGGGCGACCGGCGATCTCGGTGCTGCCATACCTGTTGCTGACAGCCGTCTTTGTCTCCATCGGTCCGCTGCTGTACCTGGTGGTGACCCGCTGGCGCCGTACACAACCACCCGGCGCCCGGCATCCCTGAGGCTACGCGTCAGACCAGGCGCTGGATCTTCTTGTGCCGCCAGACCAGCTTGAAGTAGCTGGTCTGCAGCACCAGCATGGTCAGGTAGGCCACCGGGAACGCCATCCATACGCCCTGCAGGCCGAAGTGCGCATCCAGCAGGTAGGCCGCCGGCAACTGTACCCCGAGGATGCAGAAGATCGAGATCGCCACCGGCATCAGCACCGTGCCGCTGGCCCGCATGATGCCGCCCACCACCGCCTGGAAACCGAACACCAGGAGGCTCCAGAGCATGATGTGCAACAGGTGCCCGGCCTGGACCAGGGCCGCCGGATCGATGATGAACAGCCCCAGCAGCCAATGGGAAATCAGGTAGCCGAGCAGCACCAGGGCCCCAGTCAGGCACAGGTTGATCAGCAGCCCGGTACGCAGGATGGGCGTGATCCGCTCCAGCTGGCCGGCGCCAATGGCCTGGGCACCGAGGATCGAGGCGGTGATGGCGATCGACAGCGCCGGGAACTGCACGTAATTGACGATCTGGGTCACCGCGCCGTAGGCCGCCGTGGCCTGGGAGCCGTGGTGGTTGACCAGGGCCAGGATCACCAGCTCCGAGAGCGAGATCACCACCATCTGCACCCCGGTGGGCAAGCCGATGCGCAACACCTTGGCCAATATCGCCCGGTCCAGCTTCAGCGCCGCGAACAGCGCCCGGTCCAACGCCAGCGGATGGGGCCGGCCCTTCAGGCGCCAGGCCAGAAACCCCATGGCGATGATGTTGCTGGCCAACCCGGCAAAGGCTGCACTCTGGATGCCCAGGGGCGGCAGGCCCAGCGAGCCGCGAATCAGCGCCGGGGTCAGGAGCAGCCCTACCACGGTCGAAACGATCAGCGCCAGCAACGGCGACAGGGTATCGCTGACACCGCGCAGCAATTGGGTAAAGAGCACGAAGACCAGCAGCAGCGGCAGGATCAGCATCATCACCCGGGCGTAACCCACGGCGTCATCCAGCACGTCCGCCGGGGTGCCCAGCCCCTGTAGCACTGGGCGGGCGAAAAGGCTGCCCAGCACCGCCCCCGCCAGGCCGATCAGGGCCCCGAGCAACAGCGTGCTGCCGGCCACCGACTTCACGGTATCCAGCTCCCGGGCGCCCCAGGCCTGTCCGATCAGCACCGAAGCCCCCGCGCCGAGGCCAATCACCAGGGCGATGAAAAAGAACAGGATCGGGAACATTCCCGACACGGCCGCCAGGGCCTGGGTTCCCAGCAACTGGCCGATGTAGATGCCGTTGAGCGTGCCGGAGAACGACTGCAGGAAGTTCGACAGCACCATGGGTAGCAGGAAGATCAGGTACACCTGCCAGAGCGGTCGCTGGGTGGCGATGGACATGCGCGGACAACCTCGAATCAGGGCTACGAAAAAAGGGCCACGGCGGCCCGGGCATCCACCGACCGGCTGTTATCAGGCTCAGCGGTTCGGTAGGCGCGCGGAGCAGCCGCGCGCGATGTTGCCAGAGAGGATCAGCGGTTCACATTGACCACTACCCGCCCACGGACCTTGCCGTCGAGCAGCTCCTGGGCAACACCGATGGCCTCGCCAAGCGCCACCTCGCGGGTGATCAGTTCCAGGTGATCGCGGTCGACTTCGGCGGCCAGCCGCTGCCAGGCATGGACCCGTTCCTCGTAGGGCCGGGTGACGCTGTTGATCCCCAGCAGGCTAACCCCGCGCAGGATGAAGGGGGCCACCGAGGCCGGGAAGTCCATGCCCTGGGCCAGCCCGCAGGCGGCCACCAGGCCATCGGCGGCGGTGCCGGCGCAGACGTTGGCCAGGGTATGGCTACCCACCGAGTCGATTGCCGCCACCCAGCGCTCCCTGGCCAATGGCCGCCCAGGCTGGGACAACTCGGCACGCTCGATGATCTGGCTGGCGCCCAACTGCTTGAGGTAGTCAGCCTCATGGGGCCGGCCGGTAGCGGCGATCACCGAGTACCCCAGGCGCGCCAGCAGGCTCACGGCAAAACTGCCGACCCCGCCGCCGGCACCAGTGACCAGCACTTCGCCCTGCCCCGGACGCAGGCCGTTACGCTCCAGGGCAACCAGGCACAGCATCGCGGTATAACCGGCGGTGCCGATGGCCATGGCCTGGCGCGCAGTGAAGGCTGCTGCACCCGGGCCTTCTGCGCCAGGCCGCCCCAATGGCTTTCACCCACGCCCCAGCCGTTGAGCAAGACCTGATCGCCCACCCGGAAGCGCGGGTGGCTGCTGGACTCCACCGTGCCCGCCAGGTCGATCCCGGGGACCATCGGGAACTGGCGCACCACCGGACTCTTGCCGGTCATCGCCAGGCCGTCCTTGTAGTTCAGCGTACTGTAGGCGACCCGCACGCCGACATCGCCCTCGGGCAACCGGGCCTCTTCCAGCTGCGTCACATCAGCGCGATAACCTGCAGTGTCTTTGTCGATCACAATGGCGTTGAACATCCTGGACTCCTGCTTGGAAAGTAGTCTGTCGGCAACGGGCAAAGGCCTGGTTCGCCCGCGACACACGGGGGAATGCAAGCGAAGGCGCCATCCTACTCAAGGCCCTGCAAGGCGTCCACGCTCAAGCTGTCATGGCAAACCCGGGCATCGCGGCGTTACCATTGCGCCGAGTTTTTGTTGATCGAACGGATTCCCGACCTTGTCCCACCTTCTGGAAAAAGCTGCCGCTCGCGGCGACCTCGCAGCACTGACCCGCCTGCTGGATGCCGGCGCGGATATCGAATGGAAGCACAAGGGCACCGGCCGCACCGCACTGCTGGCCGCTACCATCGCCGGGCGCCTGCCCACCGTGGCGCTGCTGCTGCAGCGCGGCGCCAACCTGCAACAACCCTGCAAGGCCCTGGGCTACAGCGCGCTGTCCTGGGCTGCGGGCAACGGTGACTGCGCCATCGCCAAGCTGCTGATCGAACATGGCGCGGCCCTCGACCAGGCCTCCCCCGACCTGCGACGCAGCGCCTTGATGAACGCCGCCCAGGGCGGTCACGCGGAAATGGTCGGCCTGCTGCTCAAGGCCGGCGCCGATCCCCGGCAACTGGACTTCGAGCAACGCAACGCCTGGTCCCTGGCGCAAGAAAAAGGCCATGGGCGGATCATGCAGTTGTTGGCAGAAGCCGGTGCCGGGGAACAGGCCCCGGTGCAGCCGTCCCCGCACCTGCCGTGGCCGGAACTGCCGACCGATGCGCACAGCAGCGCCGATCCGGTCACCCAGGTACGGGCCTACACCCTGGCCCTGGAAGCCTGGGAACGGCGCGGCAAGGCCCAGGCTCGCAACGGCCTGGACCAGGATTTCTGGGCCGAACCCCAACAGCTGCTGGAACGCTTCTGTACTTTGCGCGACAGGGCCTATGCCCGCTCGTCCTACGGCTCGCCCACCACCTATTCGAAGGACAGCGAACTGCTGGCCTGCCAGCGGCTCAAGCCGAGCCAGGCCGAAGTGCTGATGCGCGACCCGGCTTCCCGAAGGTTGCGCTACGAGTACCGGTTCCTGGTCAAGCTGGTGGCCGGGCAATGGCGGATCGACAACGTCAAGCGCCGCCTGGCCGGCACCGAGAAATGGACAAACACCCTTCTTTGAATCGCATGTACACAAGGACCCATGCCCGATGAAATACGATGACGCCTCCTGGCACTACGGCGGTGACTTCCCCAGCGACCTGCCACCGAGCGCCGGGGCCACCCATATCGGCCTGTTCCTGGCCTGGATGCTGCTCAACGGCTTTGCCAGCGAAGAACTTGAAGAGGATGCCGCCGCGGAACTGGCGCAACTGCGCTCGCGCAACCTCGACGGCCGTGAGTTCCTGTTCAAGATGCTTGATGAAAAGCTCTACGACGAAGACTTCAACGCCGAAGGCAATGCCTTCGCTGTCGCCTATTACGCGGGAAAGAATCACGACGGCCGCTACAGCGAGGACTATGAGCAGCTCCTGGCGCCGGCCCCCGATACGATCTACCGGGTGGAGAACAGCTGGAGCAACTATGACTTGCTCGCGCCGCGGCTCGAAAAGCGATTGGCGCAATGGCGGGCCATGGGCCGACCGCAATACATCGACTGGGCCTCGTTGCCCGGCAATTGTGGTTAAATGCCGCCCCGAAAAATTGCCGGTCGCGCCGATGAACCCTCAAGCCCTCGCCACCCTCAACCAACACCTGCAGGATGCCCTGGCTGACGTCCCGAGCGAGACCCGGCGCCTGTTCCACGGCCGTGGGCGCTGCTGGCCGGGCCTGGAGCAACTGACCGTCGATTGGCTGCAGGGCGTGTTGCTGGTGTCACTGTTCAAGGAGCCGGAAGCCGAGCACCTGGCGGCCTTGCAGCAAGTGCTGGTGGCGCTGGGCTCGACTGCGCAATGGCGGGCCAGCGGCGCCACCAGCCTGATGCTGCAACACCGCTACCTGCCCGACAGCCTGGCCGAGTGGCTGCTGGGCGAACCAGTGGAGTCCTGCACCATCACCGAGGAAGGCCTGGACTATCGGGTAGACCTGGGCAGCAAGCAGAACAACGGCCTGTTCCTGGACATGCGCTACGGGCGCAACTGGGTGCGGGCCAATGCCCGGGGCCAGAGGGTACTGAACCTGTTCGCCTACACCTGCGGCTTCTCCGTTGCCGCCATTGCGGGTGGCGCCGAGAAGGTGGTCAATCTCGACATGTCGCGGGCCGCCCTGAGCCGTGGCCGCGACAACCACCGGCTCAATGGCCATGATCTGGCACAGGTGAGTTTCCTCGGCCACGACCTGTTCAAGTCGTGGGGCAAGGTCAGGCAAGGTGGCCCCTACGATCTGGTGATCATCGATCCACCGTCATTCCAGAAAGGCAGCTTCGTGCTGAGCAAGGATTACGCGCGGGTGTTGCGGCGCCTGCCGGAGTTGCTGACACCGACGGGCCGGGTGCTGGCCTGCATGAACGATCCGGCGTTCAGCGTGGAGTTCCTGCTGGACGGCATGGCCGAGGCAGCGCCAGGGCTGCGCTTCGAGCAGCGCCTGGACAACCCGCCGGAATTCCCCGATGCCGACCCGCAGTGCGGCCTGAAAGCCCTGGTGTTCAACCAGCAACCGTAGTTTTCCGGGCCTGTTGCGGCCGCTGCGCGACCGGGCGCAGCCTCGCCATGGCTCGACAGCGGCTACAGGCTTCGTGTAGCCGCTGTCGCAGGCTGCGCACGGCTCGGCACGAGCCGCCAGAGTTGCATCCATGGTTTGCCTGGTGCCGCAGGCTGCGCAAGCGCCGCCAGGATCGGCGAGGAGTTAGAGGGGCATCCGGTATTCGATGAATCCGGAGTTGGCCGCCACCCAGTCATAGAGTTTCTGGGCCCGCTTGTTGGTGGAGTGGGTATGCCAGTACAGCCGTGCACAATCGTGCTGGCGAGCGAACGCCTGCACCCACTCGATCAACTGCTTGCCGGTGCCGCCACCGCGAACCTGCGGCGCCACGTACAAGTCCTCCAGGTAGCAGAAATCACCGGTGGCCCAGGTCGAGCGGTGCAGCACCGAATGGACGAACCCCACCAACTCATCACCTTGCACCGCCACGGCCGAATGCACCGGTTCGGCGCAATCGAGAAACCGCTCGAAAGTCCGCTGGCTCACCTGCTCCGGCAGGTCCACCTGGTAGAAGTCCTGGTAGGCCAGCCAGAGTGGCTGCCACTGTTCATGGTCTTCAGGTCGAATGGCACGTACCGTTACCGCCTGCTGTTGATCGCTCATCACACGCTCCTCATGGAAAACCGGGAAGACCACTGCCTCCCGGGAATATCGAAGAACGCCAGCCTAGGGGGAGAACGGCCTGTTTTATCAGGCCAATTCCAGCCTTGGCAGCAGACCACTTTCAATTTCAGGCTCAAAGTGCCGGCAGCTGATGAGTCACGCAGTGGATACCCCCACCTCCCGCCGCAATCGCATCGATATCCAACTGCACCACCTCGCGTCCGGGGTACAGCTGGGTGAGCAGCTGCCGGGCCTTGGCATCGGCCACCGGATCTCCGAACTCCGGAGAAATCACCGCGCCATTGATGACGAAGTAGTTGATGTAGCCGGCGGCGAAGTCGTCATTGCCCCGGCTGAAACGACTCTTGCGCGGGTTCAGCGGCGGCGACAGGGTGTGCACCTGCAGCTTGCGACCATCGGCGTCGGTGGCGTTGCGCAGGATCTCCAGATGCGCGCGGGTCACCGCGTAGTCGTAGGAGTCCGGGTCGTTGTCGAGGTTGGCCACCACCACCCCGGGCGCGGCGAAGCGTGCATAGAAATCGACATGGGCATCGGTGATGTCGTGCCCCTTGATCCCCGGCAGCCAGATGATCTTGCGCAGGCCCAGGCACGCCTTGAGCTCGGCCTCGACTTCAGCCTTGCTCCAGTCGGGGTTGCGATTGCGGTTGACCCAGCTGCTCTCGGTCATGATCCCGGTGCCATGGCCGTCCACTTCGATGCCACCGCCCTCGCCCACCAGCTCGCTGCGCAGGTAGGTGGCGCGCGCGCCGTCGGCCACCTGCCGCGCCAGGCGGGCGTCACTGGAGTGGCGCTGCTTGTTGCCCCAGCCATTGAAGTTGAAGTCCACCGCGCCCAGCTCGCCACGTGGATTGACGACGAAGTTGGCGCCGATATCGCGCATCCAGATGTCGTCCAGCTCGGTGATCACATAGGTGATGTTGCGAGTGCCACACAGCTCCTCGGCCAGGTCGCGCTCATCTTCGCGGCAGAACAGGGTCAGCGGTTCATGGGCGGCGATGGCCCGGGCGATACGGCCCTGGGCTTCCTGCACGTCGCCGGTGAAGTCTTCCCAGATCGCGTCCTGGGCACCAAAGGCCATGAAGGCCCGCTGGTGACGATCGCCTTCGTCAGGCATGGACCAGTCCTCCTCTTCCTGTGCTTGTTCCTGGGCCAGGACCCGACGGGCGCCCAGGCCCAGGGTAGTCACGGCGGCGAAACCGGCCATCAGCGAGGCCTGTTTGATGAATTCACGTCGGGTCGACATCGGTCTTACTCTCAAGGGATTGCATGAAGGGAAACGGCTCAGGGTGCTTTCATCGTAGCCGTCTTGAACTGGGTCCAGGTACGCATCCGTGCCCGCATGTCGGCCTGGGGAATGTCGCGCCCAGGCAGCAGCCGGGCAAAGGTCGCGGCATCCGGGTAGATGTCCGGGTTACCCACCATCCGTGGATCGATCCGCGACCGCGCCTTGGCGTTGGCCGTGGGGTAGCCGGTGAAGTTGCTGATGGCCGCCATGTTTTCCGGGCGCATGACGAAGTTGATGAACGCATAGGCGTATTCCGGATGCCGGGCATCCTTGGGGATCGCCATGGTGTCCATCCACACCGTGGTGCCCTCACGGGGAATCCGGTACTGGAAGTCCACCTGCTTGCCGGCCGCATCGGCGGCGCGCTGGGCCTGGGTCACGTCCCCGCTGTAGCCCAGGGACAGGCACAGGTTGCCATTGACCAGGTCGGTGACGGGCTGTGACTGGAACTTGCGGATGTAGGGACGCAGCTTGAGCAGCAGTTCGCCGGCCGCTTGCAGGTCCGCCGGCTTGGCGCTGCGCGGATCGCGCCCCAGGTAATGGAGTGTCACGGCCAGCACTTCATCGGGCGAGTCGATCACCGAGATCCCGCAGTCGGCGAAATGCGCCGCCAGCTCCGGCTTGAACAGCAGGTCGAGGCTGTTGACCGGCGCGTCGGGCAGGCGCTGGGCAATCTGCCCGGCGTTGTAGGTCAGGCCAATGGTGCCCCAGGTATAGGGCACGGTGGCCTGGCTGGCCCGCGGGTACTGCACGCGCAAGGTCTGCAGGCCGGGCTCGATGTCGTCCAGCTGGGTCAGCCGGGCCGGGTCCAGTGCCTGCAGGCTGCCGGCGCGCATCAGGCGCTCAGCCACGGTATCGCCGGGAAAGATCAGGTCGTAGCCACTGCCGCCCGTCATCAGCTTGGCCTCCAGGACCTCGCTGCCTTCCATGACGTCGTAGATCACCTTGATCCCGGTTTCGGCGGTGAATCGCGCCAGGGTGTCCTCGGCGAAATAGTCAGCCCAGTTGTACAGGCGCAAGGTCTTTTCCTCGGGGGCGGCCTGGACCTGCAATGCCATCAGAAGTAGCGCGAGCGTACCGCCCAGACGGTGTCGCCAAGTGCTGCCAATGCGGTTCATGGTCATGCCTCCCGAGGGTTCCAGCGTGAGTGCAGGTGCTGCCCGTCGAGGCTCAGCAACGGTCCGTACATTTCCGGCCGGCGATCGCGGAAGATGCCCCAGGTCCGGCGCTCCTCGGCCATGGCCGAAAGATCCAGATCGTGCAGGAGCATGCCGGTGCTCTCGCGATCGGCCTCGGCCAGCAGGCGGCCCTTGTGGTCGCAGATGAACGAGGAGCCGTAGAACGCCATATGCAACTGCGAGTCGCTGCGGGCCACTTCCCGACCGACCCGGTTGGCCGCCACTACCGGCAACAGGTTGGCAGCGGCATGCCCGCGCATGGTCATCTGCCAGTGGTCGCGCGAATCCAGGTCGGCCGCCCCGGGTTCGGAGCCGATGGCCGTGGGGAACAGCAACACCTCGGCGCCCTGCAATGCCAGGCAGCGGGCCGTCTCGGGGAACCACTGGTCCCAGCAGATGCCGATGCCCAGGCGGCCGAATGCCGTGTCCCAGACCTTGAAGCCGGTATCCCCGGGGCTGAAGTACTCCTTTTCCTGGTAGCCGACGGCGTTGGGGATGTGGGTCTTGCGGTACACCCCCAGCAGGCGCCCATCGGCATCGGCCACGCTCAGGGAGTTGAAGTAGGCCGTGCCGGCTCGCTCGAACCAGCTCAGCGGCAACACCACCCCCAGCTCACCAGCCAGGGCGGCAAAGCGCTTGAGGACCCGGCTCTGGCCATATTCCTCGGCCAGCGCCAGGTGCTGGTGCTGCTGTTCGATGCAGAAATACGGCGTGGCGAACAGCTCCTGCAGCAGGATGACCTGGGCACCCCGGGCCGCGGCCTCACGCACCAGTTGCTCGGCACGCTCGAGGTTGCCCGCCAGGTCCCAGGTGCAGGGCATCTGCAGGGTCGCGACTGTCAAGATGCTCATGCCGACACCTCCAGCGGCCAGCGTGGCTGCTGCTGGGTAATGCAATGCACGCCCCCGCCGCCATGGGCCAGGTGGTTGATCTGCACCGGTACCACCTGGCGTCCGGGAAAGGCCTTGGCCAGGACTTCGGCCGCGACCTGATCGGCCTCGATACCGTAGGCCGGCATGATGATCGCGCCATTGGCGATGTAGAAGTTGGTGTAGGACGCGCAGAACACCTCGGCCTCGGTGTCTACCGCGGCGGTGGCCTCGAACAGTTCGACCAGCTCGAAGGCGCGACCCTGGGCATCGCGGGCCAATTCCAGGGCGCGGCGGTTCTCGCGCACCACCTCGGCGTACACCGAGCCCTGGTCATGGGTGGCATCGACCAGCAGCAGGCCGGGACGAGCAAAGGCACAGACACCATCGACGTGGCCATCGGTCATGTCGCCGGTCACGTAATCCGGATCGCCGGGCAGCCAGATGGTCTTTTTCACGCCAAGCAGGCGCTCGAAGATCTCTTCCATCTCGGCCTTGCCCAGTCCCGGGTTGCGATTGGGGTTGAGCAGAACCGACTCAGTGGTAATCAGGGTGCCTTCACCGTCCACATGGATGGCCCCGCCTTCGTTGGCCAGGTGGGTACCGAAGCAGTCCAGCCCCAACTGGTCCAGCAGGCGCCGGGCCAGGCTGCGATCGCGTTCGTGGGCCGACTTGTCGCCCCAGGCGTTGAAGCGCCAGCTGACGCCGGCCAGCCCATGTCGAGGATGACAGACGAAACTTGGCCCGGAATCGCGGCACCAGCTGTCGTCCACGGCCTGGATCACCAGCTCGATGTTGGGCCCGCACTGACGCTGGGCCACCGCCACCGCCGAGGGATCGACCACCAGTTTCACCGGCTCGAAACGGGCAATGGCATTGGCCACCCGGGCAAAGTCGGCCTGGACTTCAGCCAGGGTCACACCCCAGACCGACTCCCACAGGTCCTGATTATGCGGCCAGACCATCCAGGTCGCGGCATGGGGTGCCCACTCGGCGGGCATCCACCAACCGCTGTTTCGACTGTCATTGCTTTGCATGGGATTTGCACCTCTCGATTAAGGTTTTGTTATCAGCCAACAAATACCGGTGTAACCAATGGCGCCCATGTTATTGCTTTGAAAATCGACCAACAAACGATAGATTTAGTGAAATTCTGATTAGCTAGACTTATTAATCATGTTAAAACACTGGCCTCCCCTGAACGCCCTGCGGGGCTTCGAAGCTGCCGCGCGCCTGGGCAGCTTCCACCAGGCAGCGCAGGAACTGCACCTGACCCAGTCGGCCATCAGCCAACAGATCCGCAGCCTGGAAACCTTCCTCGAACAGCCGCTGTTCTACCGCAGCGGTCGCAGCGTCACCCTGACCGATGCCGGGCATGACCTACGCAGCACCACCCAGTCGCTGTTGCAGCAACTGGCCGTGGGCATCCGTCGCCTGGAGCAGTACCGCAAGCCCAACCAGCTGGTGGTCAACACCAGCCCGGCATTCGCTCGCCACTGGCTGCTGCCGCGCCTGGGCGAGTTC
Coding sequences:
- a CDS encoding GNAT family N-acetyltransferase; the protein is MSDQQQAVTVRAIRPEDHEQWQPLWLAYQDFYQVDLPEQVSQRTFERFLDCAEPVHSAVAVQGDELVGFVHSVLHRSTWATGDFCYLEDLYVAPQVRGGGTGKQLIEWVQAFARQHDCARLYWHTHSTNKRAQKLYDWVAANSGFIEYRMPL
- a CDS encoding ankyrin repeat domain-containing protein, with product MSHLLEKAAARGDLAALTRLLDAGADIEWKHKGTGRTALLAATIAGRLPTVALLLQRGANLQQPCKALGYSALSWAAGNGDCAIAKLLIEHGAALDQASPDLRRSALMNAAQGGHAEMVGLLLKAGADPRQLDFEQRNAWSLAQEKGHGRIMQLLAEAGAGEQAPVQPSPHLPWPELPTDAHSSADPVTQVRAYTLALEAWERRGKAQARNGLDQDFWAEPQQLLERFCTLRDRAYARSSYGSPTTYSKDSELLACQRLKPSQAEVLMRDPASRRLRYEYRFLVKLVAGQWRIDNVKRRLAGTEKWTNTLL
- a CDS encoding class I SAM-dependent methyltransferase, producing the protein MNPQALATLNQHLQDALADVPSETRRLFHGRGRCWPGLEQLTVDWLQGVLLVSLFKEPEAEHLAALQQVLVALGSTAQWRASGATSLMLQHRYLPDSLAEWLLGEPVESCTITEEGLDYRVDLGSKQNNGLFLDMRYGRNWVRANARGQRVLNLFAYTCGFSVAAIAGGAEKVVNLDMSRAALSRGRDNHRLNGHDLAQVSFLGHDLFKSWGKVRQGGPYDLVIIDPPSFQKGSFVLSKDYARVLRRLPELLTPTGRVLACMNDPAFSVEFLLDGMAEAAPGLRFEQRLDNPPEFPDADPQCGLKALVFNQQP
- a CDS encoding DUF6713 family protein: MRNTFWLLCIALFAGHELDAVAQAEWRLLYGLRDLEPAQARTLFIALHVPLCMALMLLAGHPRPRVRRASRRWLAGFALVHAGLHYRLQEHPLYLFDSLLSQGLIYGCAGAGLGYLLLDLGTVPDRTPSFPHP
- a CDS encoding GNAT family N-acetyltransferase; this translates as MTNRNDQDSPPGASPLIRQAVPADVPAMLECDTYARSHPARGQAVDEAVGRGQGFVEVAAGQIVGYLLLSHDFFEHGFVSLVVVAPWQQRQGVALRLLAAAQQACRTPRLFISTNQSNQASRALIAKAGFQPSGVIENLDEQDPELIFCKTVHDQ
- a CDS encoding helix-turn-helix domain-containing protein, with product MTSNLDHPGTDCLSVGGQLRQLRRQARLSQLDLALQAGMSQRHLSCVETGRAQPSPTLLQRLLDTLETPLEVRNRVFLAAGYAPRYAALPLSDPGLAPVRTALLHLLEANNPAPAIVIDSTWQVLAANRGTQALFQLLGLPGQALGEGFNLLETLLAPGGFGDCLINAEQMRQVAWQRAAREAGQVPGLAALLARLPVPQATEPAELSTPLLLTRVHGPAGELRFLSTFTTFGMPQDITVASLRIEHLIPADEVTWQALTRACAEAAGS
- a CDS encoding agmatine/peptidylarginine deiminase, with protein sequence MSTRREFIKQASLMAGFAAVTTLGLGARRVLAQEQAQEEEDWSMPDEGDRHQRAFMAFGAQDAIWEDFTGDVQEAQGRIARAIAAHEPLTLFCREDERDLAEELCGTRNITYVITELDDIWMRDIGANFVVNPRGELGAVDFNFNGWGNKQRHSSDARLARQVADGARATYLRSELVGEGGGIEVDGHGTGIMTESSWVNRNRNPDWSKAEVEAELKACLGLRKIIWLPGIKGHDITDAHVDFYARFAAPGVVVANLDNDPDSYDYAVTRAHLEILRNATDADGRKLQVHTLSPPLNPRKSRFSRGNDDFAAGYINYFVINGAVISPEFGDPVADAKARQLLTQLYPGREVVQLDIDAIAAGGGGIHCVTHQLPAL
- a CDS encoding MATE family efflux transporter; amino-acid sequence: MSIATQRPLWQVYLIFLLPMVLSNFLQSFSGTLNGIYIGQLLGTQALAAVSGMFPILFFFIALVIGLGAGASVLIGQAWGARELDTVKSVAGSTLLLGALIGLAGAVLGSLFARPVLQGLGTPADVLDDAVGYARVMMLILPLLLVFVLFTQLLRGVSDTLSPLLALIVSTVVGLLLTPALIRGSLGLPPLGIQSAAFAGLASNIIAMGFLAWRLKGRPHPLALDRALFAALKLDRAILAKVLRIGLPTGVQMVVISLSELVILALVNHHGSQATAAYGAVTQIVNYVQFPALSIAITASILGAQAIGAGQLERITPILRTGLLINLCLTGALVLLGYLISHWLLGLFIIDPAALVQAGHLLHIMLWSLLVFGFQAVVGGIMRASGTVLMPVAISIFCILGVQLPAAYLLDAHFGLQGVWMAFPVAYLTMLVLQTSYFKLVWRHKKIQRLV
- a CDS encoding extracellular solute-binding protein, with the protein product MALQVQAAPEEKTLRLYNWADYFAEDTLARFTAETGIKVIYDVMEGSEVLEAKLMTGGSGYDLIFPGDTVAERLMRAGSLQALDPARLTQLDDIEPGLQTLRVQYPRASQATVPYTWGTIGLTYNAGQIAQRLPDAPVNSLDLLFKPELAAHFADCGISVIDSPDEVLAVTLHYLGRDPRSAKPADLQAAGELLLKLRPYIRKFQSQPVTDLVNGNLCLSLGYSGDVTQAQRAADAAGKQVDFQYRIPREGTTVWMDTMAIPKDARHPEYAYAFINFVMRPENMAAISNFTGYPTANAKARSRIDPRMVGNPDIYPDAATFARLLPGRDIPQADMRARMRTWTQFKTATMKAP